A region from the Lentimonas sp. CC4 genome encodes:
- a CDS encoding MoxR family ATPase, protein MSSESSPTPPTNEALETAIAWIPTLRQEISRVIVGQRYLVDRLLVGLLANGHVLLEGVPGLAKTLSIRTLATATDADFKRIQFTPDLLPADVIGTLIYSPKDSTFHTRKGPIFANLVLADEINRAPAKVQSALLEAMQEHQVTIGDTTYPLPEPFLVLATENPIDQEGTYPLPEAQVDRFMLKLKVGYPSKEEEREILDRMSSTDPNLTVDAVTTLEAISQARKHVNEVYVDPKIRDYIVNLILATRNPEDFNLKLGQYIQFGASPRATISLTLASKAWALMQGRSYVIPQDIKEIGMDVLRHRVIPSYEAEAEEITSEDLVSSIFDAVPVP, encoded by the coding sequence ATGAGTTCAGAATCTTCACCCACTCCTCCAACCAACGAAGCTTTAGAAACCGCCATCGCGTGGATACCGACCCTACGCCAAGAAATCAGCCGCGTCATCGTCGGGCAGCGCTACTTGGTGGACCGGCTGCTCGTCGGTCTACTCGCGAATGGCCACGTGCTCCTCGAAGGCGTCCCTGGCCTCGCGAAGACCTTGAGCATTCGCACACTCGCCACAGCAACAGACGCCGATTTCAAGCGTATCCAATTTACCCCCGACCTGCTACCAGCTGACGTCATCGGAACGCTCATCTACAGCCCGAAGGACAGCACCTTCCACACGCGCAAGGGGCCTATTTTCGCCAACCTCGTGCTGGCCGACGAAATTAACCGTGCTCCCGCAAAGGTGCAGAGCGCGCTACTCGAGGCCATGCAAGAGCACCAAGTGACCATCGGTGATACGACTTACCCGCTGCCAGAGCCGTTCCTCGTGCTCGCCACCGAAAATCCGATCGACCAAGAAGGCACCTATCCACTGCCTGAAGCGCAGGTCGACCGCTTCATGTTGAAGCTCAAGGTCGGCTACCCGAGCAAGGAAGAAGAGCGAGAGATCCTCGACCGCATGTCCTCGACGGATCCAAATCTGACCGTCGATGCCGTCACCACTCTCGAGGCAATCAGCCAAGCGCGCAAACATGTGAACGAGGTCTATGTCGATCCGAAGATCCGCGACTACATTGTGAATCTGATCCTCGCTACACGTAACCCAGAAGATTTCAATTTAAAGCTCGGCCAATACATTCAATTCGGCGCCAGTCCGCGTGCCACGATTAGCCTCACCCTCGCCTCCAAAGCTTGGGCATTAATGCAAGGCCGCTCTTACGTGATCCCGCAAGACATTAAAGAGATTGGCATGGACGTATTACGCCACCGCGTGATCCCGAGCTACGAAGCCGAAGCCGAAGAAATCACCAGCGAAGACCTCGTGTCATCGATCTTCGATGCCGTGCCAGTGCCTTAG
- a CDS encoding DUF58 domain-containing protein, with translation MTPADIIKKVRRLEIRARHLVTEAVTGAYYSSFKGRGMDFEEVREYAIGDDVRTIDWNVSAKMDRPFVKVFREEREMTLMLLIDLSASGVFGSVEQSKRERAAEIASVLAFSATQNNDKVGVLLYTDEVEHYIPPKKGRRHILRVIRDILFFEPKGRRTSHKAALDYLNRVQRRKTVVFMISDFLDEPTELFDTLALTNQRHDLISIALSDPREIELPEVGLITLEDAETGEMVEIDTGNKNTRHRYATLARKRQQDFNSHMRKKGLDWIQASSDQPYLPELRKLFARRASRH, from the coding sequence GTGACTCCAGCAGACATCATCAAAAAAGTCCGTCGCCTTGAGATCCGAGCCCGTCACCTAGTGACGGAAGCGGTCACAGGTGCTTACTACAGCTCATTCAAGGGCCGTGGCATGGACTTTGAGGAGGTGCGCGAATATGCAATCGGCGACGACGTGCGCACGATCGACTGGAATGTCAGCGCCAAGATGGATCGTCCTTTCGTAAAAGTCTTCCGCGAAGAACGTGAGATGACCTTGATGCTGCTGATCGATTTAAGCGCTTCAGGCGTCTTCGGCTCCGTCGAACAAAGCAAACGCGAACGCGCTGCAGAAATCGCCAGTGTGCTCGCGTTTTCTGCCACGCAAAACAACGACAAAGTCGGCGTGCTCCTTTATACCGACGAGGTCGAACATTACATCCCACCGAAAAAAGGCCGCCGCCACATCCTTCGCGTCATTCGCGACATCTTGTTCTTCGAGCCCAAAGGTCGCCGCACTTCACACAAGGCGGCACTCGACTATCTCAATCGTGTGCAACGTCGTAAAACCGTCGTCTTCATGATCTCCGACTTCCTCGACGAGCCCACCGAACTCTTCGATACACTGGCACTCACCAATCAGCGCCATGATCTGATCAGCATTGCACTCAGTGACCCACGCGAAATCGAGCTCCCCGAAGTCGGCCTGATCACACTCGAAGATGCCGAGACCGGAGAAATGGTCGAGATCGACACTGGCAACAAAAACACGCGCCACCGCTACGCCACACTCGCCCGCAAGCGCCAACAAGACTTCAACTCCCACATGCGCAAGAAGGGACTCGACTGGATACAGGCCAGCTCCGACCAGCCCTACCTACCCGAATTACGTAAGCTTTTCGCACGTCGCGCCAGCAGACACTAG
- a CDS encoding VWA domain-containing protein, whose product MSFFQFQNPECFLLLILLPIIAWWAGRMGPEAAMRFSSTSLVKAVSRSRRSLPGRFLFGLRILALAALITALARPQMGKMNDTTDADGIDIVVTLDLSGSMRALDLSTRENVVTRLDAAKKVVRDFIEKRPYDRIALVAFAEDAYVVSPLTLNHDWLKKNLDRLELGEIDGGGTAIGTALGASVNRLRDHEARSHIVILLTDGENNSGTISPIGAAEAAKSYGVKVYTIATGQKGRVPIPEMTRDNRVMRDKKGSPIYRGRAENSNYDEAELREIAEMTGGLFFKATQDGDLERIYDEISELETTTIELRSYATFTEYFIWPAALGLALLALEQLLRNTRYRRLP is encoded by the coding sequence ATGAGCTTCTTTCAATTCCAGAACCCCGAGTGCTTTTTGCTACTCATCCTGCTACCAATCATCGCATGGTGGGCAGGGCGCATGGGACCAGAGGCAGCGATGCGCTTCTCCAGCACCTCACTAGTTAAAGCAGTCAGTCGTTCCCGTCGCAGTCTTCCAGGGCGCTTTTTATTCGGCCTACGTATTCTTGCCTTGGCCGCACTCATCACCGCACTGGCTCGCCCACAAATGGGCAAGATGAATGATACGACCGACGCCGACGGCATCGATATCGTCGTCACTCTCGACCTTTCTGGCTCCATGCGAGCGCTCGATCTTTCCACGCGTGAAAACGTCGTCACCCGCCTAGATGCAGCCAAGAAAGTGGTGCGCGACTTCATTGAGAAACGCCCCTACGATCGAATCGCACTCGTTGCCTTTGCTGAAGATGCCTACGTCGTCAGCCCGCTCACACTCAATCATGACTGGCTTAAGAAGAATCTCGACCGCCTCGAACTCGGCGAAATCGACGGCGGCGGCACCGCGATCGGCACCGCACTCGGAGCCAGCGTCAATCGCCTGCGCGATCACGAAGCCCGCAGTCATATCGTCATTCTCCTGACTGACGGCGAAAACAACTCTGGCACCATTTCACCCATCGGCGCGGCCGAAGCCGCTAAAAGTTACGGCGTCAAAGTTTACACCATTGCAACTGGACAAAAAGGCCGCGTGCCCATCCCGGAAATGACGCGCGACAACCGTGTGATGCGTGACAAAAAAGGCAGCCCGATCTATCGCGGACGAGCTGAAAATTCAAACTACGACGAAGCCGAACTACGCGAAATCGCAGAAATGACGGGCGGGCTCTTCTTCAAAGCGACCCAAGATGGCGACCTCGAACGTATTTATGATGAGATTAGCGAGCTCGAAACCACTACCATCGAGTTGCGCTCCTACGCCACCTTCACCGAGTATTTCATTTGGCCAGCAGCCCTCGGGCTCGCACTTCTGGCCTTAGAACAACTTTTGCGCAACACGCGCTACCGCCGCCTACCATGA
- a CDS encoding VWA domain-containing protein — MTFENHIWLTVTPLIVLLFGGLFVFGLRRREALLSRFAAARLLDQLTEKASQQRTLLKAGLILLAFALIGVSLARPQYGVDWIERKARGLDIVFVLDSSKSMLATDLRPTRLDRAKLAIIDLVKRLESDRIGLVVFAGNAFLQTPPTLDYSAFRENLDAIGHTSLSRGGSDIGRAIREAAKAFPKDNNFKVVILLTDGEDQQQQAIETAREVAKDGIKVYTIGIGTPEGEYLKIRNAQGTEEFIRDSSGQPVRSQLDEGTLQEIAQLTGGSYSRLSDQSLNTLYNSVLATLPREERESELQEARIERYQWTLAVACVFLVLEIFIRRRGKASIQLALAIAAGTCLLPSPSKAQDIPEIPESTEPLELPLPDGEEAPEAIIHDRPTDPRILYNQAHEQLTAGNYADATRLYEEAIELSEDVELERDALYNMAHSTNQIGDAAFQAQDFEAAIETWKQAEALFKSANEIDTSDSRSIEDASSVEARRKALEEFLKQQEPQDQENQDQQNQEENDEEQEQEESEDQSEDGDQSQDSEEQGEDEQSEENDEQSGDEQSGEQGEDSDQGEDGEQQSDQEGSEGEEAGEEESQESTGNPAEDMEEQAQEDEQAGSEGEESAELGEEDGQAPQPIEGREGEQGEAAEMMLEGMSISEAQDLLDSLRSSERLLPFSEPSEEARQSNRQGEIRDW; from the coding sequence ATGACCTTTGAGAATCATATTTGGCTCACCGTCACTCCGCTCATCGTCTTATTATTTGGGGGACTGTTCGTATTTGGCCTGCGCCGGCGCGAGGCACTACTCAGTCGTTTCGCCGCAGCGCGGCTACTCGATCAACTCACCGAAAAAGCCAGCCAGCAACGCACACTCCTTAAAGCAGGACTGATCCTCCTCGCCTTTGCGCTGATCGGCGTCTCCCTCGCTCGTCCACAATACGGTGTCGATTGGATCGAGCGCAAAGCGCGAGGCCTCGACATCGTCTTCGTCCTCGACAGTTCAAAAAGTATGCTGGCCACCGACCTGCGCCCGACCCGCTTAGATCGGGCGAAGCTGGCCATCATCGATCTAGTCAAACGCTTAGAGAGTGACCGCATCGGACTCGTCGTCTTTGCGGGCAATGCTTTTCTACAAACTCCCCCAACACTCGACTACTCGGCATTCCGTGAAAATCTAGATGCGATCGGGCATACCAGCCTCTCACGTGGCGGCAGTGACATCGGCCGAGCGATCCGCGAAGCCGCCAAGGCTTTCCCGAAGGACAACAACTTTAAGGTCGTCATCCTCCTCACCGACGGCGAAGACCAACAGCAGCAAGCCATCGAAACCGCCCGCGAAGTCGCCAAAGACGGCATCAAAGTCTATACCATCGGCATCGGCACACCCGAGGGGGAGTATCTGAAAATTCGCAACGCACAAGGCACCGAAGAATTCATCCGCGATTCCAGCGGTCAACCCGTGCGCAGTCAACTCGACGAAGGCACACTTCAAGAAATCGCACAACTCACCGGCGGTAGCTACAGCCGCTTGAGCGATCAATCCCTCAACACACTCTACAATTCGGTGCTCGCCACACTGCCTCGCGAAGAGCGCGAGTCTGAACTGCAGGAAGCACGCATCGAACGCTATCAATGGACGCTCGCGGTCGCCTGTGTGTTTCTTGTATTGGAAATCTTCATACGCCGACGCGGCAAAGCATCCATTCAACTCGCTCTAGCAATCGCCGCAGGCACCTGCTTGCTCCCCTCGCCCAGTAAAGCTCAAGACATCCCTGAAATACCCGAGTCCACTGAGCCACTCGAGTTACCACTTCCCGATGGCGAGGAAGCACCCGAGGCAATCATTCACGACCGCCCCACCGATCCACGCATCCTCTATAATCAAGCACACGAGCAGCTCACCGCAGGCAACTACGCCGATGCCACACGCCTCTACGAAGAAGCGATTGAGCTTAGCGAAGATGTCGAACTCGAACGCGATGCACTGTATAACATGGCACATTCCACCAATCAAATCGGAGACGCCGCCTTTCAAGCGCAAGACTTCGAAGCCGCCATCGAAACGTGGAAACAAGCCGAGGCACTCTTTAAATCCGCCAACGAGATCGACACCTCCGACAGCCGCAGCATCGAAGATGCCTCCTCCGTAGAAGCACGCCGCAAAGCGCTCGAAGAATTCCTGAAGCAACAAGAGCCACAGGATCAGGAAAACCAAGACCAACAAAACCAAGAAGAGAACGACGAGGAACAGGAGCAAGAAGAGTCTGAAGACCAATCTGAAGACGGCGACCAAAGCCAAGACTCCGAAGAACAAGGCGAAGACGAGCAGTCAGAAGAAAACGACGAGCAATCCGGCGACGAACAGTCTGGCGAGCAAGGCGAAGACTCTGATCAAGGAGAGGACGGCGAACAGCAATCCGATCAAGAAGGCTCCGAAGGCGAAGAAGCTGGCGAAGAAGAAAGCCAAGAATCTACTGGCAACCCTGCAGAAGACATGGAGGAACAAGCCCAGGAAGACGAGCAAGCCGGCAGCGAAGGCGAAGAATCTGCTGAGCTAGGCGAAGAAGACGGCCAAGCCCCGCAACCCATCGAAGGCCGAGAAGGTGAACAAGGCGAAGCGGCTGAAATGATGCTCGAAGGCATGAGCATCTCCGAAGCGCAAGACCTTCTCGACAGCCTCCGTAGCTCCGAACGACTACTCCCATTTTCCGAACCTTCCGAGGAAGCACGCCAATCAAACCGCCAAGGAGAGATCCGCGACTGGTAA
- a CDS encoding BatD family protein, with amino-acid sequence MHLRNLFLIFAICASSALNAEIQVNARFEPARIAAGGTSRYIVEIVESDTRVMPQTERVTSLPIPQINNLTMRNGQIMAGAKNTLITNGAREYSNSQQLIIDTTSKIPGSYTIPAYIFEYKGGRLQAPAATLTVVERSANAAPTVDELIFLKADAPRQLYVGQTTPITLKLYISSNVQLRGLNAFERDADGFTVSDLPDESSESIEMHNGSRYRVYSWPLTITPISAGPQDLNFQFTLSAQMPDQRQSRNSPFGGGMFDSFFGRSERFNIYTEPTQIDVRTLPTEGKPKSFSGAIGNFSMVVSADTDATRVDEPIMLSLKLSGTGNFDRIKGPEMPKTRGWRNYKPEADFEASNSQRLKGLKRFDYVFIPEKEGSLKLPEVRFSFFDPEVEKYVELSSPAISVEVAPSLRPALPTPPTTTNEQDINAPEVTLTKPLNPEELLLTLDYRPSTGRNIQKHLCSSPLCYGLNAAGLLILTGAGIWIYRRKRLHQNADYALAYAAKQALKATLKASQSSEGAEFYRNAQEAVRLAATARMKRNLRSADLAELEAVFQQINLSDDVIAQTRALFEAADGHRFSGQSQSTDLQGARTQLNTILKAL; translated from the coding sequence ATGCACCTACGTAACCTATTCTTAATATTCGCCATCTGCGCAAGCTCCGCGCTCAACGCAGAGATTCAAGTCAACGCACGCTTCGAACCGGCACGCATTGCAGCCGGCGGCACGTCCAGATACATCGTTGAAATCGTGGAATCCGACACCAGAGTGATGCCACAGACTGAACGTGTCACCTCGTTGCCAATCCCCCAAATTAACAACCTCACGATGCGCAATGGGCAAATCATGGCAGGGGCAAAAAATACACTAATTACCAACGGTGCGCGCGAGTATAGCAATTCACAGCAACTCATCATCGACACCACCTCGAAGATACCAGGCAGCTATACGATACCTGCATATATTTTCGAATACAAAGGCGGACGCCTGCAAGCCCCTGCTGCCACACTCACCGTCGTCGAGCGCTCAGCGAATGCCGCCCCCACCGTCGATGAGCTGATCTTTCTAAAAGCCGATGCACCACGGCAACTCTACGTTGGCCAAACCACACCGATCACGCTGAAACTCTACATTTCAAGCAACGTGCAGCTACGCGGGCTCAATGCCTTTGAACGCGATGCCGATGGATTCACCGTCAGCGACCTACCCGATGAATCATCGGAAAGTATCGAGATGCACAATGGCAGTCGCTACCGCGTCTATAGCTGGCCGCTCACGATCACGCCAATCAGTGCAGGCCCACAGGATCTTAATTTTCAATTCACACTATCCGCTCAAATGCCGGATCAGCGACAGTCACGCAACTCACCGTTTGGGGGTGGAATGTTTGACAGCTTCTTCGGACGCTCCGAGCGCTTCAACATCTACACCGAGCCGACTCAAATCGACGTGCGCACACTCCCAACGGAGGGCAAACCGAAAAGCTTCTCAGGCGCCATTGGCAACTTCAGCATGGTCGTCAGTGCTGATACCGATGCCACACGTGTCGACGAGCCGATCATGCTCTCTCTCAAACTCAGCGGCACTGGCAACTTCGATCGCATCAAAGGACCCGAGATGCCAAAGACTCGGGGCTGGCGTAACTATAAGCCCGAGGCCGATTTCGAAGCCAGCAACTCGCAACGGCTCAAAGGCCTGAAGCGTTTCGACTATGTCTTCATCCCGGAAAAGGAAGGCTCACTCAAACTGCCTGAGGTGCGCTTCTCATTCTTTGACCCAGAAGTCGAAAAATACGTGGAGCTCAGTAGCCCAGCGATCAGCGTCGAAGTCGCGCCCTCGCTCCGCCCAGCGCTGCCGACACCACCAACCACGACAAACGAGCAGGATATCAACGCACCCGAAGTCACACTCACCAAGCCACTCAACCCCGAAGAGCTACTACTCACACTCGACTACCGTCCAAGCACAGGACGCAATATTCAGAAGCACCTCTGCTCAAGCCCACTCTGCTACGGCCTCAACGCTGCTGGCCTACTCATACTCACCGGAGCAGGCATTTGGATCTACCGCAGAAAACGCCTACATCAAAACGCTGACTACGCACTCGCGTATGCAGCCAAACAAGCGCTCAAAGCGACACTCAAAGCATCTCAAAGTAGCGAAGGCGCAGAGTTCTACCGTAATGCGCAAGAAGCCGTTCGACTCGCCGCAACCGCTCGTATGAAACGCAACTTACGATCCGCCGACCTCGCCGAACTCGAAGCAGTCTTCCAGCAAATCAATCTATCAGACGACGTGATCGCACAGACACGCGCACTGTTCGAAGCCGCCGATGGTCACCGTTTCTCAGGCCAAAGCCAGAGCACAGACCTGCAAGGCGCCCGCACACAGCTCAACACTATTTTGAAAGCACTATGA
- a CDS encoding tetratricopeptide repeat protein — protein MSSLLRIALLYIATAVVAFAATSDATDPFQSGIEAYQNGQYKVAKTQFTAALEVNETAAARHNLGLAYFQLGSPAEAVWQLERAQLLAPFNADYRFKLGAVRQELGLFAGAPSWTILASQALPTQSWIIIASVCFWLLLAACILPRLSGMKPGLWTKSLRVLTILTLMLSLPAIWLNLRLLQSGTIITDEAVGLHAAPASAAPESGSARPGERARILDEYNNFYEIETEGLATGWISKDEFRPLAD, from the coding sequence ATGAGTTCCCTTCTTCGCATCGCACTCCTCTACATCGCCACCGCAGTCGTCGCGTTTGCAGCGACCAGTGACGCAACCGATCCCTTTCAATCCGGCATCGAAGCGTATCAAAATGGCCAATACAAAGTAGCCAAGACACAGTTCACCGCCGCGCTTGAAGTAAACGAAACCGCAGCGGCGCGCCACAACCTAGGACTCGCCTATTTCCAACTCGGCTCACCCGCCGAAGCGGTCTGGCAACTCGAACGCGCCCAACTCCTCGCCCCGTTCAACGCCGATTACCGATTCAAACTCGGCGCCGTTCGCCAAGAACTAGGCCTCTTCGCAGGCGCACCGAGTTGGACAATCCTCGCCAGCCAAGCACTGCCCACTCAGAGCTGGATCATCATTGCTTCCGTTTGCTTCTGGCTACTATTGGCAGCATGCATTTTACCGCGTTTAAGCGGCATGAAGCCGGGGCTCTGGACGAAGTCGCTCCGCGTCCTTACCATCCTCACACTCATGCTCTCACTGCCAGCGATCTGGTTGAATCTTCGCCTCCTGCAGTCAGGGACAATCATCACCGACGAAGCCGTCGGCCTGCACGCAGCCCCCGCCAGCGCCGCACCCGAAAGCGGATCCGCACGTCCCGGCGAACGCGCACGCATCCTCGATGAATACAACAATTTTTACGAAATCGAAACCGAAGGCCTAGCAACTGGTTGGATCTCGAAAGATGAATTCCGCCCATTGGCGGATTAA
- the tsaD gene encoding tRNA (adenosine(37)-N6)-threonylcarbamoyltransferase complex transferase subunit TsaD, whose translation MILAIESSCDESALALFDPEKGVEGEWVHSQISLHKEYGGVVPDLASREHLKNFFPLLEATNIVERQSEITSIAVTQGPGLAGCLALGIAFAKSLALAWKLPLCGVNHLRGHAYSPFVALHQSDPSGFADALDDLLPHLGLVVSGGNTILFEINKAKQLTVLAETVDDAAGEALDKGAKLLGLPYPGGPHVEKIAATGNAKAFDFPKSIAPRNERRFSFSGLKTSLRYRIEKMDDAELEAAMPDICASYQSAVIDQLFGKTKHILETDTYKSLGLSGGVSNNKALRAAMQRLAKRYRMPCFIAEPQHTGDNAAMIAFAAFADPEGTSHDAISIEPALRLG comes from the coding sequence ATGATTCTAGCCATTGAAAGTTCTTGCGATGAGTCCGCACTCGCACTGTTCGATCCTGAAAAGGGAGTCGAAGGCGAGTGGGTGCACAGTCAGATCAGCCTACATAAAGAATATGGCGGCGTCGTGCCGGATCTCGCGAGTCGTGAGCATTTGAAGAATTTCTTCCCGCTGCTGGAAGCGACTAACATCGTTGAGCGCCAGTCAGAGATTACCAGCATCGCCGTCACTCAGGGGCCAGGACTCGCTGGTTGCCTTGCGCTTGGAATCGCATTTGCTAAGAGCCTCGCGCTCGCGTGGAAGTTGCCGCTCTGCGGCGTGAATCACCTGCGCGGTCACGCGTATTCGCCTTTCGTTGCACTGCATCAATCCGACCCCTCTGGGTTTGCCGATGCGTTGGATGACCTGCTACCGCATCTCGGTCTGGTGGTTTCCGGAGGCAACACGATCCTATTTGAAATTAACAAGGCGAAGCAGCTTACCGTGCTCGCGGAGACGGTTGACGACGCTGCTGGCGAAGCGCTCGACAAGGGCGCCAAGCTTCTTGGGCTACCTTATCCCGGAGGGCCACATGTTGAAAAGATCGCTGCGACCGGGAACGCTAAGGCATTTGATTTTCCAAAATCGATCGCACCGCGCAATGAGCGTCGGTTTAGCTTTTCCGGACTCAAGACCAGCCTGCGCTATCGCATCGAGAAAATGGACGATGCCGAGCTTGAAGCCGCGATGCCTGACATTTGCGCATCGTATCAAAGCGCAGTGATCGACCAACTCTTTGGTAAGACGAAGCATATTCTAGAAACGGACACATACAAGAGCCTCGGGCTTTCTGGCGGAGTCTCGAACAACAAGGCGCTGCGTGCCGCGATGCAACGGCTCGCCAAGCGCTACCGGATGCCATGCTTTATTGCCGAGCCTCAGCACACGGGCGACAACGCCGCGATGATTGCGTTCGCCGCATTCGCTGATCCCGAAGGCACGAGTCATGATGCAATTAGCATCGAGCCAGCGCTGCGGTTGGGGTAG
- a CDS encoding S41 family peptidase, with protein sequence MPTVRYMDKYTLRWVIPVALLAVLASQFAARADWRAMLSLDYWQSLARYGLVLRIVESEFVHADEVDFPELTDIALRSAVSSLDSYSRYMTPDDYEDFNMAANQEYVGVGIEIGQFSSRIIISQVFEQGSAAAGGILAGDFIVGVDGVDTREESLSEVIDRIRGEPGSLVTLAIERAITAQAHSFELERREIALDSVVDIEMATDTVGYMRVRQFIDETDLELASAIHALNAQGMQGLILDLRGNPGGRLDIAVKMAEIFLQEGQKVLIVQSRRGEEEVFYAKASVDQFQKPLIVLIDGQSASASEILSGALRDHERALLVGEKSYGKGSVQSVYSFPDGDGLKLTSARYLLPNGEAINGTGVYPNVTVERTAEEAILLTLQAHHLRHMSAEAFTKAFGFAPVEDTQRLVAQQMLDALISLNVEHPTSNIER encoded by the coding sequence GTGCCCACAGTGCGCTACATGGACAAATATACGCTGCGCTGGGTGATCCCCGTTGCCTTATTGGCGGTGCTCGCTTCGCAATTCGCGGCGCGGGCGGATTGGCGGGCGATGTTGTCACTGGATTATTGGCAGAGTCTCGCTCGCTATGGCTTAGTGCTGCGGATCGTGGAGTCTGAGTTTGTGCATGCCGATGAGGTCGATTTTCCAGAATTGACGGATATTGCACTGCGGTCGGCAGTCAGTTCGCTCGACTCCTATTCGCGCTACATGACGCCAGACGATTACGAGGATTTCAATATGGCGGCCAATCAAGAATACGTCGGCGTCGGTATCGAGATCGGTCAATTTTCGAGCCGCATCATTATCTCGCAGGTATTTGAGCAAGGCAGTGCTGCTGCCGGTGGTATTTTGGCGGGTGATTTCATTGTCGGCGTCGATGGGGTCGATACGCGTGAGGAATCTTTAAGTGAAGTGATTGACCGTATTCGTGGAGAGCCTGGCTCGCTGGTAACGCTAGCGATTGAGCGGGCAATCACTGCGCAGGCGCATTCGTTTGAATTGGAGCGACGCGAGATCGCGCTGGATTCTGTCGTCGATATCGAGATGGCCACCGACACTGTAGGCTATATGCGTGTGCGGCAATTCATCGACGAGACCGATTTGGAATTGGCCTCCGCGATTCACGCGCTCAACGCGCAAGGCATGCAGGGGTTGATTCTCGACCTACGTGGCAATCCGGGAGGGCGTCTTGATATTGCGGTGAAGATGGCTGAGATTTTTTTGCAGGAAGGGCAAAAAGTGCTGATCGTGCAATCGCGTCGTGGAGAGGAAGAGGTCTTTTATGCGAAGGCCTCGGTTGATCAGTTTCAAAAGCCGCTGATCGTCTTGATCGATGGTCAAAGCGCGAGCGCCTCCGAAATCCTATCCGGTGCTTTGAGAGATCATGAGCGGGCGCTGTTGGTGGGTGAAAAGTCTTACGGCAAAGGCTCCGTGCAAAGCGTCTATTCGTTTCCCGATGGCGATGGACTGAAGCTCACGAGTGCCCGCTACTTGCTGCCGAATGGCGAAGCGATCAACGGCACCGGTGTCTATCCAAATGTCACCGTCGAGCGAACTGCGGAAGAAGCGATTTTGCTCACACTACAGGCGCATCATCTGCGTCATATGAGTGCAGAGGCATTTACCAAAGCATTCGGTTTCGCGCCAGTGGAAGATACGCAACGGCTCGTCGCCCAGCAAATGCTCGATGCGCTGATCTCCTTGAACGTTGAACATCCAACTTCGAACATCGAACGTTGA